The following is a genomic window from Micropterus dolomieu isolate WLL.071019.BEF.003 ecotype Adirondacks linkage group LG04, ASM2129224v1, whole genome shotgun sequence.
aagaatattctcagtaAATTCCCATTGATTAGTGAAATTCCttagaggagtttatattcaacacacatttaacaataaagaattttcaagataatacattatgattGTTGAAGCTACATTAGTTTGCTTTCAGTAGTGgtaatttgttaattaaattgattattattatgattttgtTTACATTAGAAATacgtatatatgtatacatattttgataatgttttttttttttgtttgtttagttaattgttttatatatatgtttagTCTTTATTTTTGGTTAGTTTAATAATTGCAATGTTTGATTTAGACACCTGAGGGCAGTAGTGGGCACAGGTGAGGGTAAATATAGGTAGGAAGTAGGAAGTGAGCAGCAGCACCTGGGTGATGGGCACATGGTTTTTTACCAGCGTGAGAGATGCTGTATTGCTTGCTCAGTTGGAACAAATAAACCAGCCACAAACCCTGAATCCAGtttgaatttgattttatttcttgcCTGCGTACATTACCTGCCCAGGGTGCTAGAAGTTGTCGTTTGAAGGTTTGATTTAagtttaactttattttgtttgttgacaaACGGCCACTACAGTTACCTTCTTTAATGCTAAGTGTAGCGAGCGCAAAATCTGGAGAATGGGAAACGACTTCACCCAAGGAAATCCTTTAACCtgtaaatattataacaaaGGCACTCATGCTCATTTCTGAGGCAAGACAGAGATGCTTTTTCACAGTGAAccaaatgttttattgaaataatCAAGGACTGGAGCTGCTGGGAAAGAAAGTGTGAAAGAGTGTGAATAAAAATAGCGCTTTATTACAATTATTCTAAAAAGGCTTGATACAACATTTAAAACCACAGGTTAGCCACTGGTTAGTGGTAGTAACCATGTTACTACCTagatcagaggtcactaataggcagGCCGCGGTCcagatccggacccagccggtgtcctctccggaccgccgacctacagccaaTTTAATattgacggagcgtttctattttaccCCGCGCAGCTTTTGTTGCacttactgtactggtttagaggaccaggaaactcacagaccaatcgcatgtgctccaatcgtctcatgtgacgctgctcagccaattaaatctgtgcataccgatgcttgcgagtcgagtccgcgagattcaccagagacgttttggaaacacgcacgaattgaggagacaaaagggaaaagagatttcacatgacttttaatcaagaatgtacagatttttacatgtacattcctcccacgggcagttcaaaaccagaatatctcatagatctccaatatgctagctggagctcacgtttctcactgaacaacagaaagtaggaaagtggtagctctgtaagaggaaatgaaagagaaggaggcattacagctgttcatttgtgtgtttattataaaattggttaagacttcacttcatcacttcaagctacacattttattacatattttctaaaaattaggcactttattttagtttacttaaatttattattagagtagttattatttattatccctccagtttgatgtgaaaacagtaaatattcttcatatattatttgatttgacagtccattattgactaaaaacatatgttgataaaACTATAcattatggtactgaatgatcacgcaagttagtcgttttgatgttccggaccttcgCTTctggaaattttctctaactggacctctttgaattctaattgaacaCCCCTGACCTAGATTGTCGAGCAACATTAACTTAACTAAGCAAAGTGAGCAACGGCCACATGTGCGGAGAGGTTCTACCTCTAACTGACTTCTAGTGCAGCACACTTTTACTCAAGTGCATAATGTCACCTGTTTTAGTGCACATGAAGTGACAGCAGTTGGACTTTGGTTGGCTCCGCCTGTAAgtaaatttattttactttgatcTTTGGTGTGATTTTGAATCTGGCCCTCAGTCGGTTGGTGATTTTGGTTCCCATTGACCTTTGTTACATAATTTTTCTACAGTAAAGATTTTTAACTTGTCCATCGAGATCTGATGCGTGATTTAAGTTCCCTtcattttttgagcagtgtattattTGCTACTAGAtggcattttattttcattttatgtgtcaTGTTTGATTGCAACAGCTGACAGGCTGAGACAGGCGGGTGGCACATGTAGGGCtctgtggtcaagttagcaagaataaatatgcaacgtctggttagactttttaaaataaaatgagtgGTTAACCTTGTGAAACGCACGTTGTTAACTCTGAAATGTTGTGAATTGTTGCGCCAAAAGTACTTAGGAAAAGGTCACTTAACTTATGTAAGTAAAGCTAAAACTGCGCAAGATGACTTCTTATGCAGTTTGGAGTTGAAGATAATGAACTCCAAATAGGATTCAAATGGTAGCtgagagtggtgagagagagccatgaagaagaagaaggaggaggaggaggaggaggaggaggaggaggaggaggaggaggaggaggaggaggaggaggaggaggaggaggaggagatgaaagcAGAGTTGGATCACCACAGTTATACAGTTGAACAGACGGCAGTGTGGTGGTTTAGTGGTGACAGTGTTATTATCagactgtttctgtttctcgTCTCCACATCATCCGAcaggcttttattgttttactggaGGAGCAGTGGCAGTTTGTTCAGTGTTTCTGCCTCCACCATGAAAACTCTTCAGTGGAGAATCTGATAAAAAACGTCCTTCAGGGATTTTTTCTTCTGTCAGACACTGAAACAGTTTGAGTAGGTAGGTTTCTGATTTACTTCTGAGGCTTCATTTCACCACACTGAGGACACATCTGGTGAAATACTGCAGGACAGTAAAAGCAACACAGTGCTTTAAATAGTCTGATGTGTGTTACTGTAAGGTATAATAGGGCATTATATAACAATACAGTACATGATATATTATATGGTATATTGATGTTATATATTTAAggacaaaattatttttatcgTATCCTTAAAATGTGAGTTTAAGAAACAGTTgttttaaatgatcatttaagGAAAAATATGATTTTTGACAAATGTCAACAAAAGACACATTCACAGCAAAGgatcacagaaaataaaacgtaccatataaaacattttaattaaaattaatgttaattataaaAGGAAAAATCCATAGATTTTGTTTGTAAGGTaagaaatgaaatataattGGTGGCTTCAGCTACTGATTATTTGCATTATTAATTAACCTTATTGATTATATTTCAATTATTCAATTAATCAGATCAGTTCACACTCAGAGTGTcacattatttcttttaaaactgTGTGGTCTCTGAACACTGGATTCAGTTTCTAATTATATTAagtttgttgttaaaatgagTTAAAACCActattaacattttgtttttgagcaTTCACAACAGTACTATTTACAGataagctgcttgcacactgCTCAGTGCCCAGCTAACAGCAACATCCTAAAGTTTGCAGTAGTTGGTTTCAGTCTTTAAAAAGTTCAGAAAACCAGGCGTCAGTTCAACACtctattttttcttatttaagtcACAAGGTCAAGGCTTCAATCACTTTTTGGCAAGTGGACAGCTACTTGTTACTGGTTGTAGTGGCCCTTtaaaaggtatttcaacaggttgaAAGGACTGGGTGAGCCATAACCAACTCAAATATAAAGTTCATGGCTAAAATCAGTGAGAACCTTTAGGAACCTTTAGGAAGTGGAATCAGTTTTGTGTGTGCAAAAAAAGTGCAAAACTGCATTGGCTATATGGGCTGTATTGGCTTGAATGTTTTGCAACTGGTAATAAGGACTGATTGAGCAATACCCTGTCTTTTTGGCAAGTACTACAAACTACATATTTCAACTGGTTGGCACAGAGCAAGCAAAAATTATGTCATAAGGATAATTACAGGAGAGACacttcctttattttatttatagactAACCCAGTTGTGAATCATGTTAAAGAATATAGTcttttttccaaatataaacaaggttTATTGCTTATAATAACGTTTTGTCAGGCCtaataaactgcaaacacttcaactgtgatTATTCCGGTGTAAAACATTAACGGCTGTAGACGTATGGGCAAGATACTAGGCGTTACAGCTTTAACATCCCTTTAACTTTAACTCGCTTTAACTCCCGCAGAGGGCAATCACTTTCTCGATTCCTTCAGCACATGTTCTGATTCGGATTTTGCACGAAGTGGAGGGGCTGTTCACAAACGGGTCCGTTTGCAATTAGAGAGTGAGGAGCGCGTAATGGACACCTTGCTAACCTACATTGACATCAAAGAAAGTCGTGCGCGCTGACGTTCTGCATGCAAATATAGGCTTAGTTGTCAAGGAAACCCTCTCAGAATGTTGTGATTTGCTGGACAAGGGCCACATTGGTCCAACTTTCTACAACTCTAACCAATCCGGGTAAACAGGTCAAACTCTTGGCGCACATTGATCAAACAGTTGGTGTTAGTTTGAGTCGGTCGCCGTTTGTCAGGGCAGTATGCAAGCAGCTTTGGATCCTAGAGAAGGAAAGAATTTACAGAATTTGCTTTGTGATTAAGAGAAGTGGAGTGAAGTTTGCTGGTTTATGTTGCCCATTCAAGCCCATTCAAttccaaatataacaaaatttaacaaaattagAAATTCAACACTTTTGtatttgcccccattcatcacgagctgaactcaaagatctaagattttctctatgtacacaaaaagccTATTTCCCTCAAATATTGTTCAACGCAACCCAGAAACCTAAAAAGTACTAAAGTCCTTCTGTGTCTTACAGGTTTAAGGGTCAAGTGTCACCATGAGCCCAGTCAGGACCTCGTCACCCCGGTTTCAGCTGCTTTTCTTTATGTCCATCATCTCAATTGAACTTCCATATTTTGCAGCAGGAGGTTCTGCTCTGACCCTCAAGTCCAACAGCACACTCAGCAACCACACCAAATGTGGAGGAACTACCGACTGCATCGAAGGCGTTATCCTGCCAGTATGGATGCCAGTAAACCCAGCCTTTACTGACCGCCTCGCCAGAGCCGCCATTTACTTTGTGGGGTTGGCGTACATGTTCTTGGGTGTCTCTATCATCGCTGACCGTTTCATGGCCTCCATCGAggtcatcacttcccaggagaGACAGATCACCATCAAGAAACCGAACGGTGAGAAGATCACCACGACGGTGCGCATCTGGAACGAGACTGTGTCCAACCTGACCCTGATGGCGCTGGGTTCCTCCGCCCCAGAGATCCTGCTGTCAGTCGTGGAGGTCTGCGGTCACAACTTTAACGCCGGTGAGCTGGGTCCCAACACCATTGTAGGAAGTGCCGCCTTCAACATGTTTGTCATCATTGGCCTCTGTGTGTCAGTCATTCCTGATGGAGAAACAAGAAAGGTGAAGCACCTCAGGGTGTTCTTCGTCACCGCCACCTGGAGTGTCTTTGCATACACCTGGCTTTACCTGATCCTGGCCGTCTTCTCTCCAGGTGTTGTTGAGATATGGGAGGGGCTTCTCACACTCTTCTTCTTCCCCATTTGTGTTGGATTCGCTTATGTGGCCGACCGCAGACTTCTATTCTACAAGTACATGTACAAACGATATAGAGCAGGGAAGCGGAAAGGAATGATCATTGAAACAGAGGGAGAACCAGAACCTCCCTCTAAGGTTGACATTGAAATGGACGGGAGAATTCTCAACTCCCATGGAGAGGAGACAGGGTTTGATTTGAAGGAGCTGGATGACGAAGAGGCCCGAAGAGAGGTGGCCAGGATCCTGAAGgagctgaaacagaaacatcCTGACAAGGAGATGGAGCAGTTGATGGAGTTGGCCAATTACCAAGTTTTAACCCAGCAACAGAAGAGTCGGGCTTTCTACCGCTGTCAGGCGACCAGGATAATGACAGGAGCAGGCAACGTCCTGAAGAAGCATGCTGCTGACCAAGCCAAGAGAGCCACCCAGCACGATATCTGCTCCGAGGTTTCAGTGAACAATTTTTCCTCCAAGGTGTTCTTCGACCCTGGTGCCTACCAGTGTCTGGAGAACTGTGGCAGTGTAGCTCTGAACGTGGTGCGCCGAGGTGGAGACCTAACAAACATGGTCTCAGTGGACTACCGGACTGAAGACGGCACAGCAAACGCCGGCTCAGACTACCAGTTCACTGAAGGAACTATTGTGTTCCAACCAGGCGAGACTGAAAAGGAAATCCGCATTGACATTATTGATGATGATATCTTTGAGGAAGACGAGCACTTCCTGGTTCACCTTACCAATGTGAAGGTCATATCAGAGGGCGCTTGCTCAGACACGTGCGAGGCAAACCACATGGACGCCCTTGCGGGTTTAGGTCTGCCGTGCACAGCCACAGTCACCATCTTTGATGACGACCACGCAGGGATCTTTACGTTTGAGGAGCCAGTGGTAACCGTGAGTGAAAGCATTGGGGTGATGGAGGTGAAGGTGATCCGGTCCTCGGGAGCTCGCGGTGTTGTGGTAGTGCCGTACAAAACCACAGAGGGGACGGCTAAAGGAGGCGGGGAGGACTTTGAGGACACACATGGAGTCCTGGAGTTTGAGAACGATGAAATCTTGTAAGTACAAATTATCACAAATCTCCTGTCCTGAATAATGAAGTATCAGAAATAATGAAAATCAAATCACTGAAGGGGCTGCACACTTCCTTAATTTCTCTGCAAGGTATTTTGGGTATTAGAGTCTTTGTTAATGTcattgtgtatatactgtatataaaaaatgtagGATTTCAAGAGGATGATTTCTGACAAGATTGATTACAAATTGATGATTAGTTCCCTCATTGCTCTTTGTTAGGTGAAATTTAGAAAAAATGGTCCTAAATGATCAAGTTAATAAATTAAGTAGATTATCTGTCTCAGTGTGTCAGTGTAGGTTAAGAATGGCCTGATCAGTCCAAACACAGGAGCATGGGGTTCATATGTAAGCAGTCATTCCCTGAATCAACATGGGGTTGggagagaaaataaagatgtttaaGTAACATGTCTAGTCAACAGTGATGATTCATCATACATGGTTCTATCGTCCTGATGGGTTTCCATTTGTAAGttgctttttaaatgtcccATGTGGACATGCTGACGACAGTTTTTGATACAGAAATGGAGTTGAATGGAATATTCTGCCACACCTCCGattatattaaattacatgttttgAATGGGCACAACAACGTGCAGTGACATGAATGCTAATTGTGGCTCTAGGGCTGTGGAAATATCATGATTACAGTTTAAAAACGGTAACATCAACTGTTCAACTAACAGTACGCAACCTCCACTTTAATTCAATTTGATTCATACACCGCTTGTTCATAACAGAAAATatgtcattgcacttttcatatcgAGCAGTTCAAGACCGATTCTTTGtaatatttacagagacccaacagttcccaccatgagcaagaaCTTAGCCAaagtggcaaggaaa
Proteins encoded in this region:
- the slc8a1a gene encoding sodium/calcium exchanger 1a isoform X4, which gives rise to MSPVRTSSPRFQLLFFMSIISIELPYFAAGGSALTLKSNSTLSNHTKCGGTTDCIEGVILPVWMPVNPAFTDRLARAAIYFVGLAYMFLGVSIIADRFMASIEVITSQERQITIKKPNGEKITTTVRIWNETVSNLTLMALGSSAPEILLSVVEVCGHNFNAGELGPNTIVGSAAFNMFVIIGLCVSVIPDGETRKVKHLRVFFVTATWSVFAYTWLYLILAVFSPGVVEIWEGLLTLFFFPICVGFAYVADRRLLFYKYMYKRYRAGKRKGMIIETEGEPEPPSKVDIEMDGRILNSHGEETGFDLKELDDEEARREVARILKELKQKHPDKEMEQLMELANYQVLTQQQKSRAFYRCQATRIMTGAGNVLKKHAADQAKRATQHDICSEVSVNNFSSKVFFDPGAYQCLENCGSVALNVVRRGGDLTNMVSVDYRTEDGTANAGSDYQFTEGTIVFQPGETEKEIRIDIIDDDIFEEDEHFLVHLTNVKVISEGACSDTCEANHMDALAGLGLPCTATVTIFDDDHAGIFTFEEPVVTVSESIGVMEVKVIRSSGARGVVVVPYKTTEGTAKGGGEDFEDTHGVLEFENDEIFKTIQINIIDDEEYEKNKNFFLEIGEPRMLEMSGRKAMLLHEVGGFIKTGKDIYRKVQGREHPAPSTIINITEEGGEELLSKKEEEERRIAEMGRPMLGEHVKLEVVIEESYEFKSTVDKLLKKTNLALVIGTNSWREQFVEAITVSSGDDDDDDDGEEKVPSCFDYVMHFLTVFWKLLFAFVPPTDYWNGWACFVVSISVIGMLTAVIGDLASHFGCTVGLKDSVTAVVFVALGTSVPDTFASKVAATQDQYADASIGNVTGSNAVNVFLGIGVAWSIAAIYHYSKGQEFRVDPGTLAFSVTLFTIFAFICIAVLIYRRRPEIGGELGGPRVPKILTTCLFFSLWLMYIVFSSLEAYCHVKGF
- the slc8a1a gene encoding sodium/calcium exchanger 1a isoform X3, whose protein sequence is MSPVRTSSPRFQLLFFMSIISIELPYFAAGGSALTLKSNSTLSNHTKCGGTTDCIEGVILPVWMPVNPAFTDRLARAAIYFVGLAYMFLGVSIIADRFMASIEVITSQERQITIKKPNGEKITTTVRIWNETVSNLTLMALGSSAPEILLSVVEVCGHNFNAGELGPNTIVGSAAFNMFVIIGLCVSVIPDGETRKVKHLRVFFVTATWSVFAYTWLYLILAVFSPGVVEIWEGLLTLFFFPICVGFAYVADRRLLFYKYMYKRYRAGKRKGMIIETEGEPEPPSKVDIEMDGRILNSHGEETGFDLKELDDEEARREVARILKELKQKHPDKEMEQLMELANYQVLTQQQKSRAFYRCQATRIMTGAGNVLKKHAADQAKRATQHDICSEVSVNNFSSKVFFDPGAYQCLENCGSVALNVVRRGGDLTNMVSVDYRTEDGTANAGSDYQFTEGTIVFQPGETEKEIRIDIIDDDIFEEDEHFLVHLTNVKVISEGACSDTCEANHMDALAGLGLPCTATVTIFDDDHAGIFTFEEPVVTVSESIGVMEVKVIRSSGARGVVVVPYKTTEGTAKGGGEDFEDTHGVLEFENDEILKTIAVRIIDHEEYDKQASFYIELQEPYWNRRRWTGGFIKTGKDIYRKVQGREHPAPSTIINITEEGGEELLSKKEEEERRIAEMGRPMLGEHVKLEVVIEESYEFKSTVDKLLKKTNLALVIGTNSWREQFVEAITVSSGDDDDDDDGEEKVPSCFDYVMHFLTVFWKLLFAFVPPTDYWNGWACFVVSISVIGMLTAVIGDLASHFGCTVGLKDSVTAVVFVALGTSVPDTFASKVAATQDQYADASIGNVTGSNAVNVFLGIGVAWSIAAIYHYSKGQEFRVDPGTLAFSVTLFTIFAFICIAVLIYRRRPEIGGELGGPRVPKILTTCLFFSLWLMYIVFSSLEAYCHVKGF
- the slc8a1a gene encoding sodium/calcium exchanger 1a isoform X1, with translation MSPVRTSSPRFQLLFFMSIISIELPYFAAGGSALTLKSNSTLSNHTKCGGTTDCIEGVILPVWMPVNPAFTDRLARAAIYFVGLAYMFLGVSIIADRFMASIEVITSQERQITIKKPNGEKITTTVRIWNETVSNLTLMALGSSAPEILLSVVEVCGHNFNAGELGPNTIVGSAAFNMFVIIGLCVSVIPDGETRKVKHLRVFFVTATWSVFAYTWLYLILAVFSPGVVEIWEGLLTLFFFPICVGFAYVADRRLLFYKYMYKRYRAGKRKGMIIETEGEPEPPSKVDIEMDGRILNSHGEETGFDLKELDDEEARREVARILKELKQKHPDKEMEQLMELANYQVLTQQQKSRAFYRCQATRIMTGAGNVLKKHAADQAKRATQHDICSEVSVNNFSSKVFFDPGAYQCLENCGSVALNVVRRGGDLTNMVSVDYRTEDGTANAGSDYQFTEGTIVFQPGETEKEIRIDIIDDDIFEEDEHFLVHLTNVKVISEGACSDTCEANHMDALAGLGLPCTATVTIFDDDHAGIFTFEEPVVTVSESIGVMEVKVIRSSGARGVVVVPYKTTEGTAKGGGEDFEDTHGVLEFENDEILKTIAVRIIDHEEYDKQASFYIELQEPYWNRRRWTGAKRHLDLPAMLLHEVGGFIKTGKDIYRKVQGREHPAPSTIINITEEGGEELLSKKEEEERRIAEMGRPMLGEHVKLEVVIEESYEFKSTVDKLLKKTNLALVIGTNSWREQFVEAITVSSGDDDDDDDGEEKVPSCFDYVMHFLTVFWKLLFAFVPPTDYWNGWACFVVSISVIGMLTAVIGDLASHFGCTVGLKDSVTAVVFVALGTSVPDTFASKVAATQDQYADASIGNVTGSNAVNVFLGIGVAWSIAAIYHYSKGQEFRVDPGTLAFSVTLFTIFAFICIAVLIYRRRPEIGGELGGPRVPKILTTCLFFSLWLMYIVFSSLEAYCHVKGF
- the slc8a1a gene encoding sodium/calcium exchanger 1a isoform X2; its protein translation is MSPVRTSSPRFQLLFFMSIISIELPYFAAGGSALTLKSNSTLSNHTKCGGTTDCIEGVILPVWMPVNPAFTDRLARAAIYFVGLAYMFLGVSIIADRFMASIEVITSQERQITIKKPNGEKITTTVRIWNETVSNLTLMALGSSAPEILLSVVEVCGHNFNAGELGPNTIVGSAAFNMFVIIGLCVSVIPDGETRKVKHLRVFFVTATWSVFAYTWLYLILAVFSPGVVEIWEGLLTLFFFPICVGFAYVADRRLLFYKYMYKRYRAGKRKGMIIETEGEPEPPSKVDIEMDGRILNSHGEETGFDLKELDDEEARREVARILKELKQKHPDKEMEQLMELANYQVLTQQQKSRAFYRCQATRIMTGAGNVLKKHAADQAKRATQHDICSEVSVNNFSSKVFFDPGAYQCLENCGSVALNVVRRGGDLTNMVSVDYRTEDGTANAGSDYQFTEGTIVFQPGETEKEIRIDIIDDDIFEEDEHFLVHLTNVKVISEGACSDTCEANHMDALAGLGLPCTATVTIFDDDHAGIFTFEEPVVTVSESIGVMEVKVIRSSGARGVVVVPYKTTEGTAKGGGEDFEDTHGVLEFENDEILKTIAVRIIDHEEYDKQASFYIELQEPYWNRRRWTAMLLHEVGGFIKTGKDIYRKVQGREHPAPSTIINITEEGGEELLSKKEEEERRIAEMGRPMLGEHVKLEVVIEESYEFKSTVDKLLKKTNLALVIGTNSWREQFVEAITVSSGDDDDDDDGEEKVPSCFDYVMHFLTVFWKLLFAFVPPTDYWNGWACFVVSISVIGMLTAVIGDLASHFGCTVGLKDSVTAVVFVALGTSVPDTFASKVAATQDQYADASIGNVTGSNAVNVFLGIGVAWSIAAIYHYSKGQEFRVDPGTLAFSVTLFTIFAFICIAVLIYRRRPEIGGELGGPRVPKILTTCLFFSLWLMYIVFSSLEAYCHVKGF